In a genomic window of Deinococcus detaillensis:
- a CDS encoding PIG-L deacetylase family protein, which produces MTTQQPTILAVFAHPDDEAFSVGGTLAHYAQRGVKVVLACATRGEAGKVSDPNMTITDLGQHREDELKRATAELGIPDPVFLDYHDSGRYERTRYDDPLALMNVNPFAAELKIRDLIASTKPDILITFDPHGGYGHIDHLIIHRAAAAAFFSSGNLGGGGLMRLYFSALSVEAAQGLARMGQDLDPNIYGVADNTIAVKMDVSAQAERKKAALIAHGSQTGPNSRMGQMSQEERDEMEKRMLSTEGFSIGGTRTGLPAFPMRGLFDGLAGFEALDD; this is translated from the coding sequence ATGACGACGCAGCAGCCCACCATTTTGGCCGTATTTGCCCACCCCGATGACGAAGCCTTCAGTGTAGGCGGCACCCTGGCCCACTACGCCCAAAGGGGTGTCAAGGTGGTGCTGGCCTGCGCCACACGCGGCGAAGCCGGTAAGGTCAGCGACCCCAACATGACCATCACCGACCTCGGCCAGCACCGCGAAGACGAACTCAAGCGGGCCACCGCCGAGCTGGGCATTCCCGATCCGGTGTTTTTGGATTACCACGACTCGGGCCGCTATGAGCGCACCCGCTACGACGACCCACTGGCGCTGATGAACGTCAATCCATTTGCCGCCGAACTCAAAATCCGTGATTTGATTGCGTCAACCAAGCCCGACATCCTGATTACCTTCGACCCGCACGGCGGTTACGGCCACATCGACCACCTGATTATTCACCGCGCCGCCGCCGCCGCCTTTTTTAGCAGCGGCAACCTCGGCGGCGGCGGCCTGATGCGGCTGTATTTCAGTGCGCTGAGCGTAGAAGCCGCGCAGGGGCTGGCGCGAATGGGTCAGGATTTAGATCCCAATATTTACGGCGTGGCTGACAACACCATCGCCGTGAAAATGGACGTATCGGCTCAGGCTGAGCGCAAGAAGGCGGCGCTCATCGCGCACGGCTCGCAGACTGGCCCCAACAGCCGCATGGGGCAGATGTCGCAAGAAGAACGTGACGAGATGGAAAAGCGGATGCTCAGCACCGAGGGCTTTTCGATTGGCGGCACCCGCACCGGCCTTCCCGCCTTCCCGATGCGGGGCTTGTTTGACGGGCTGGCGGGGTTCGAGGCTTTGGACGACTGA
- the bshA gene encoding N-acetyl-alpha-D-glucosaminyl L-malate synthase BshA: protein MKIAVLCHSGAGGSGVVATELGLEVARAGNEVHFVGNAVPFRLQGSSGANGPYFHQASAFAYALFDQPFPELAAANALTEVIQEHGVQLTHAHYAIPHASSALHARSITGKTKVITTLHGTDVTLVGAEPAFRHTTRHAIQQSDAVTAVSQFLADLTLETLNVDVPIEVIYNFVDTQRFVRVTDPAIRARFAHPDEALLLHVSNFRPVKRVEDVVEVFARVASEIPARLLMVGDGPERSRAFELAQQLGVIGRVHFLGSFPDVQTIMGIADLFLLPSNKESFGLAALEAMSCEVPVVAARAGGIPEVVEDGVTGRLAEVGDVDGMAHAALDILKNRDTYLRMGQAGRRAAVEKFHPSLIVPQYLAAYRRVLGKA, encoded by the coding sequence ATGAAAATTGCCGTGCTGTGCCATTCGGGCGCGGGCGGCTCCGGCGTGGTCGCCACCGAGCTGGGCTTAGAAGTGGCGCGGGCGGGCAACGAAGTGCACTTTGTCGGCAACGCCGTGCCGTTCCGGTTGCAGGGCAGCAGCGGCGCGAACGGGCCGTACTTTCATCAGGCCAGCGCGTTTGCCTACGCCCTGTTTGACCAGCCCTTTCCCGAACTCGCCGCCGCCAACGCACTGACCGAAGTGATTCAGGAACACGGCGTACAGCTCACCCACGCCCACTACGCCATCCCGCACGCCAGCTCGGCGCTGCACGCCCGCAGCATTACTGGCAAAACCAAAGTGATCACCACCCTGCACGGCACCGACGTGACTTTAGTGGGCGCAGAACCGGCTTTTCGCCACACCACCCGCCACGCCATCCAGCAGTCCGACGCGGTCACGGCGGTCTCGCAGTTTCTGGCCGACCTGACGCTGGAAACGCTGAATGTAGACGTGCCGATTGAAGTGATCTACAACTTCGTAGACACCCAGCGCTTCGTTCGGGTCACCGACCCCGCCATTCGCGCCCGCTTTGCTCACCCCGACGAAGCCCTGCTGCTGCATGTCTCCAACTTCCGTCCAGTCAAGCGGGTCGAAGACGTAGTGGAAGTGTTTGCGCGGGTCGCTTCCGAAATTCCGGCGCGGCTGCTGATGGTCGGAGACGGCCCTGAGCGCAGCCGCGCCTTCGAACTCGCCCAACAGCTCGGGGTGATTGGCCGCGTTCACTTCCTCGGCTCATTTCCCGACGTGCAAACCATAATGGGCATTGCCGACCTCTTTTTGCTGCCTTCCAACAAAGAGAGTTTCGGTTTGGCAGCGCTGGAGGCCATGAGCTGCGAAGTGCCGGTGGTGGCCGCTCGCGCCGGGGGCATTCCCGAAGTGGTGGAAGACGGCGTGACGGGCCGCTTGGCCGAGGTGGGCGACGTGGACGGCATGGCGCACGCCGCGCTGGACATCCTCAAAAACCGCGATACTTACTTGCGGATGGGGCAGGCGGGCCGCCGCGCCGCTGTGGAAAAGTTCCATCCGAGTTTGATCGTGCCGCAGTATCTGGCGGCGTACCGGCGGGTGTTGGGCAAGGCTTAA
- a CDS encoding PEGA domain-containing protein: MKTVGPFVAARPLDSRASGSPARPVVTLHALDRLTGMPALVYLLPQFLEPLQLPNSPSLLPYLEAGQQGQQAYLACELPPHAGLASDPLQTALGGLRALNALHEAGLIHGGVEPYQLWEWDGVVRLAGAGLPWGEAAGALAAPEGGSSPAADLYALGVTLLRMGPLPVGLSDLLSPYPAQRPSARDALARMNAGPPLPSEPGPLMVQAPLHPRTEPVISEPVILPLIADPDEPVGARNAAVHNHSVPILGWDEVDIPESSLSTLGAAEPAPPAQEQLLSQTTREAGESELLDFLAAFPTGEEAAHLLVAGASPVQGADLPAADSVVAASLPLADEALARALDEAVPDKAPIESVVGTGTDAEPASPEQSPEPPHGLGDSAAVLESAETMFLAWPSQPEDASRPTEPLGHESAPDEPMPTTLQTPEPASEPYDSAAGQTIILAAEPPPLNVPSSSAEPSPAAELAASTSIQLAAEQPTDPQPDLGQPDSIEPSRVPISESTQSDENRSSDLPAPTAVSPRQLRPVKIGWSQDGSWQVKKGAREGGNQLAGAGGVVGSTVAPASDASDSLPPFVRQTSAAPAASGRFNPLWLLLLVMALVLVVVLARTAFRSSSAALSASACCTVSARVVGSSGQSLSAPVRVSVSSAPVGSRLSAGTLVGQAPGPLALDVPGAYALKVEGDGYAAQTVNVTVPATQPLTITLQ; encoded by the coding sequence ATGAAGACCGTCGGGCCATTCGTGGCCGCTCGCCCGCTCGATAGCCGCGCCAGTGGCAGCCCAGCGCGGCCTGTGGTGACGCTCCACGCGCTTGACCGCCTCACGGGGATGCCCGCACTGGTCTACTTGCTGCCGCAGTTTTTGGAGCCGCTCCAGTTGCCCAACAGCCCTTCGCTGCTGCCTTACTTGGAAGCCGGACAGCAGGGCCAGCAAGCTTACCTCGCCTGCGAGTTGCCGCCGCACGCCGGGCTGGCCAGCGACCCGCTGCAAACCGCGCTCGGCGGCCTCAGGGCGCTCAATGCCCTGCACGAAGCGGGCCTGATCCACGGCGGCGTGGAGCCGTATCAGCTTTGGGAGTGGGACGGCGTGGTGCGGCTGGCCGGCGCGGGCTTGCCCTGGGGCGAGGCGGCAGGCGCACTGGCTGCGCCGGAAGGCGGCAGCAGTCCCGCCGCCGACCTCTATGCGCTGGGCGTGACCTTGCTGCGTATGGGCCCGCTGCCGGTGGGCCTGAGCGACTTGCTCAGCCCGTATCCGGCTCAGCGCCCCAGCGCCCGCGACGCGCTGGCCCGTATGAACGCTGGGCCGCCGCTGCCCAGCGAACCGGGCCCGCTGATGGTACAAGCGCCCCTGCACCCGCGCACAGAGCCGGTCATATCTGAGCCGGTTATTCTGCCGCTGATCGCTGATCCGGATGAGCCAGTGGGCGCTCGAAACGCCGCCGTCCACAACCACAGCGTCCCCATTTTGGGTTGGGATGAAGTGGACATCCCTGAATCATCCCTGAGCACGCTGGGCGCGGCTGAACCGGCACCGCCAGCACAGGAGCAGCTGCTTTCTCAAACGACGCGGGAAGCTGGTGAATCTGAACTGCTCGATTTTCTGGCGGCCTTTCCCACTGGCGAAGAAGCGGCGCATTTACTGGTGGCCGGGGCAAGTCCGGTTCAAGGTGCTGACCTTCCAGCTGCCGATTCGGTGGTGGCGGCCTCGCTGCCGCTGGCCGATGAAGCGCTTGCCAGAGCGCTAGATGAAGCCGTGCCAGATAAAGCACCGATTGAAAGCGTCGTCGGCACTGGAACGGATGCAGAGCCAGCTTCGCCAGAACAATCCCCTGAACCGCCGCACGGCTTAGGCGATTCGGCGGCGGTGCTCGAAAGTGCTGAAACGATGTTCTTGGCGTGGCCGAGCCAGCCGGAAGATGCGTCGCGCCCCACTGAGCCGCTCGGCCACGAGTCCGCGCCCGACGAGCCCATGCCCACCACGCTGCAGACACCTGAGCCAGCTTCGGAACCCTACGACTCGGCAGCGGGCCAAACCATCATCCTGGCCGCTGAGCCGCCGCCTTTGAACGTGCCGAGTTCAAGCGCCGAGCCGTCACCTGCCGCCGAGCTTGCAGCTTCCACCTCGATTCAGCTCGCCGCCGAGCAACCTACTGACCCTCAACCCGACCTCGGTCAACCCGACTCTATTGAGCCTAGTCGCGTGCCCATTTCTGAATCCACTCAGTCAGATGAAAACCGCTCCAGCGACTTGCCCGCGCCCACCGCTGTTTCGCCCCGGCAACTCAGGCCCGTCAAGATTGGCTGGAGTCAGGACGGTTCGTGGCAAGTCAAGAAAGGCGCTCGGGAGGGTGGAAATCAGCTCGCGGGCGCAGGCGGCGTGGTCGGCAGTACCGTTGCGCCTGCGTCCGATGCCAGTGACAGCTTGCCGCCGTTCGTGCGCCAAACCTCGGCTGCGCCTGCGGCGTCCGGCAGATTCAACCCGCTGTGGCTGCTGCTGTTGGTGATGGCTCTTGTGCTGGTGGTGGTGCTGGCCCGCACCGCTTTCCGGTCGAGCAGCGCTGCCCTGAGCGCTTCGGCGTGCTGCACCGTTTCGGCCCGCGTGGTGGGCAGTAGCGGCCAGAGCCTCAGCGCTCCGGTGCGCGTCAGCGTCAGCAGCGCCCCGGTGGGAAGCCGCCTGAGCGCCGGAACCCTCGTCGGTCAGGCCCCCGGCCCACTGGCGCTGGACGTTCCGGGGGCTTACGCGCTTAAGGTTGAAGGTGACGGGTACGCCGCCCAAACCGTGAATGTCACGGTGCCGGCCACGCAGCCGCTGACCATTACTTTGCAGTAA